AAGcacatttgttttattttgcttGTATTTGAGTTTGGATTAGGTATTAATTTCAGTGAATCCATTTGTTTTattaaactaaacataaaaaatataattataaaaaaattaaaaatattaggaGGATGGCATTACGTTAAGGGGAGGGGTAAAGACGGGAGACGAAAGTTTGCATAAAACGGGAACGGGAAATGGAAATGTAACCCTGTCTTTGATTTTGGAGCAGAAGAGGCCGTAACTTGTTTGTTGGGAACTTGACCTATCCAAGAGACGAATATCAACCAAacccattttttcatttttaggaaTATAAGGAATCCCCTTCTTCCCCGTTGCGCTTATGGTTTTGTGAGCAACCCTAATCCACCCCAACCCAACCCTATTGAATTGAATTGGGGGAAGAAGAAcatagaaagaagaagaaaaatctgcACAATTGTTGTAATTGAACGATGTCTGCTGCGGTGTGCGGAAGCAAGAGATCTTTGTTCGAAGAGCTTCCCCCTTCCCCGCCAGTATCCAAGAGGCTCCGCTGTTCCTCCTCCCCTATTCGCCTCTCTCTCCCTTCTCTCATCGACCACCTTCGCCCTCTCTTCCCTCATATGGATGACCAGGTTCCActtttgcttttttctttttcattcattcattatcaattaattaatcaataattgaattaaaaaattattcattgctATGCTTTCTTCGTTGGTTTTTTTATTAGGTCCTCGAGAGAGCGCTCCAAGAATGTGGCAACGACCTAGATGCGGCCATCAAGAGCCTCCACGGCCTCTGTTTGGGATCTGCTGATGATAATTCTCAACCTGCTCCACAACCTGACCACCCTAACCTCGTCGTCGACACAGGTTTCAATTCTATACTTTATTTAAACGTCCACCAAGAGATTAGGGAAAGGATCATCAATTTTCACCTATTGACTGGATTACACATATTATTCGTAACCACgggtttcaaatttcaattgggTGTTGTTCGTTTTGTGCTGTTGTCGGCTGTAATTTCCTTGATAGCATTTCGTGGCTTAATAAAATGGATTTTGGatgatttgattttcaaaaactTGCTTGCAGGTGCGTTGGAAGAGAATGGGGATGCTTCTGCTTCTGGGGATCAGCCCGCTGCTGCCAATTTTCCTGCCGGTGGAGCAGAATGGATTGACTTATTTGTTAGAGAGATGACGTGTGCTACTAGTGTTGATGATGCCAGGTCCCGTGCTGCTAGATTGCTGGAGGTTCTAGAGAAATCAATTACTGCACATGCGAGTTCTGGGGTGACAACGGCTCTTCAAAGGGTATTTGTTTGTGCTACAATTGCTTTTATTAACTGTACATGGTAAATACCGTTAGAATTTCATCTTGGGAAGGCTGTCTTGTTGATTAGACAAAAAACGTGAGTTGCGATATATGGTATGGGCAAGGGATTGTTGAAGCAGCAGTTGTATGATATGATATTAATAACCAAGGTTTAAATATGGTTCCGTTACACAAAAAAGGGCACACCAAAATGGTTTCATCTTTCAACGATACCTTTACAGGATGATATTGTGGAGTGAAAAGAAATCAAGTATTTTGGCCGCAACACACTACCGTTCGCATCTTCCCAATCTATGCTCAGCAGCTATTAATGCGACTTTTGTGCGTCGAGGGAGAAGAGTTGATAGTTTGTGTGTGTGACTTGGGTGGGCAAACTGATGAGTTGgatggttgtggttgtgtgTGGGAAGGGGATTATGGGGGTTGGAATTTTGAAGCAGGGTTTTTTGACTCTGTGCGCGTGAGAGTTGGATGTAAGTATGGGGTCATGGGTTGGGGGGATTTGGGCTGAATGGGTTGATCTCAACATGTGTGTAGTGAGATTGAGACGTGTGGCTTTGGGGAGTGGGGATTGGGAAAATAGGATgggattattatataataatacatgaaattttaatataatttgtgtCAAGATGTGCGCAATTCACACCGCAACGACCACAATCCGCAttgcaaaatctataatatCCATAAGCACGAAAACCTTAACATGACTGCAACTGCAACTGCAATTTAAAACATTGTTAACAACTGAAGTGTAAGTTTTTAGCTTGTAATAGTAGTTTTCCTAACTCATAAGAGGTTTTCACTTtcaggaaaatttgatgctgaAGGAGCATATTGAAGCTTTGACTAaggagaaaaattgttttaaaagtgCTTTTAGAATCCAGCTTGAACGCCTTTCTGATTATGAGAATAGAAACCAAGAGTTGCAGCAATTGAAGCAGTTGGTATCTCAATATCAGGAGCAGATCAGAACTCTTGAGGTACTGCTTTATCCCAGTTCAGTTCACACAGTTAACTTTTGATCAAAACATTTCAATGGTTCTCGTATTTGGGtttttaaatattgaaattttaactaatatctGCATAAATTTTTAATCCCTTCCCCCTGTAAAACGGAAGAGAAACAGAGGAAATGACATGAATGCTTTAACTGTAGAAATATTAGACTCAATGACGATGATCGTGGGGATGCTGCCATGCACTCCTCCCCTAGGGATGGAGACTTGGTAGTAAATCCACACTATCTACAATCAACCATAGGTCTAAGTGTGAGAATTTTCCTTTCACAGGTCATCTCCCAATTTCCTCCCTTTTGCCTGGCAGAGCTTGCACTGTAAAGAGGGCAGGGCCAATGCTGGGTTTATTGCATCTTAACATAAGAAAATACTTTATACTGCAATCTGTCCATTATTTCTGACAAAGGATTAGTAGAGTTATAATAGTGGATGGAATTCTAAGATTAACAATCATCCCCAATTTGTTTTTAgtcaaaaaaacatttttttgtacATGCTGATGAATGCTGTGTCTATGGCTTTGTTGACAGGTGAATAACTATGCTTTGCGAATGCATTTGAATCAGGCACAACAATACAGCCCCTTTCCTGGGTGTTTCCCTCCTGATGCCTTCTAGGGCGATCAGTATGTAGGATATCATAATTGAGGCAGTAAAATAGCTGCATCTGGTTAatatcccaaagaaaaaaaatgcgtATTGTTAAATTGTTGCAGTTTGTGAAGCTCCTGTAGGTCAAGGAATAGTAACTGTTTCCAGTTCAGGGGCGATTCGGATAGAGTTTGATATTATAGATGAAATTATTCGTCAGTTTATTCAATTGTTTATTCCCCATTTTAGCATTGAGATTTGAGTGTACTGTAATTACTAAGGATGTTCAAGATCACTTTGATGTACCATCACAGCAGACTactacaaattatattttatttcccaGTCTTGACTATTTTCGATTATCACAATGGCAGTGATTGTTCTATGCtaatatttgattaagaaatgGTTGAGTTTGAGCtttgtgtataattttttttttgctgtgaAGTTAGTCTCACTGCGTAGTAAGATGAGTTAATTATGTTTGGTTTTGGGTTTGTAGATGAGACGCTAGGGCTTGCCCTGGTTCGTGGGTGGCTGCAAGAAGTGTTCTTCAACCATGTATACTTTTGGCACTTCTGGTGctccttttaatattttattgttattgctGTTAAAAAAAAGTCTGACTGCGTAGTAGTAGAtgtttataacttgaataattctgtttttaatattacctgtgatttaaaaaaaataaattcaagggGGCGAGGGTTGGTCGGGTGGTCCCGTCagtcttttttcttaatttttttttacgaaatctagttatttatgtaaaaaaaatatggataacATTATGTGATATAATGATGATGCataataaactttaaataatttagactttataaatataaagatcTATTTTAacatcagtaaaaaaaattattttaacaatatatgtttgtttgtatattaaatgatatattgtgcattaataatttaatatggcatatagaaaaaaagtttaatcaatcattaattataaaaaatataaatgtgattcattttataataactttaaaaaaatggtgTAATGGTtgagtagatttttttttcaaaatgttattaaaatataattttataaagtttGATATTTAATGGGTTAAATTACTCGTTTGgtttctataattttattattcttacctttttagtttctatagtttgaaagttatttttttaatcctatagtttatattttaattctcttttaattcttgtagtttaaaagtattttttttaatcactataatttacattttaattctgatttccttttagtccctctaatttgaaaactataaaaattataaaagtaacaATCATAAAactatagggattaaaaatatcactttcaaaattaaataattaaaatgtaaacgataaagactaaaaagatcacttaaactaaaaaaataagaatcatgaaattataggaatcaaatgagtaatttaatctatttaatatcttaaaagaAGTAtctaatatcaatttattttatttcataaaagcATGTAAAGGTTAATTAAGAGAGAAAAGATAATtaagatgaaataataaaaaattattccgtgactaaaaaaatatttaaattgagatGGGATGACCTTCAAGTCGAGAGGTAATTATgagactaaattataatttttatttttcaaaattttcaatttcatgatttttggtttttttagattttaattataacatttggtctccataattttataattagtaattttgatccttctaataaattattaataaataattctaattaatcgagttattaaattatttataaattaattaaaataattaattattaaaaaataaaaaatattaataattttaatttttcacaacATTGGGATCTTCTTGTACACAAACATTTCTTCCACCTTCATTGTTGTACTTAACTCCACCTACACCTTACTAtcgttaataattttttattaaattttttaatgattaataatttttatttaatttataactaatttaatatttataataatcaaaattattagttaattatctatcaaaaataataaaataatcaatttataaaaCTTGGGACTAAATATTTCcattataaatttagaaaactaggagaataaaattgcaatttattgaaaaaataattaagtaaaattatctttaaaatgttTGACTTCAAAATTTGAATCACTCTGACTAATATCTAGAAAATTTGCCTAAAAGTATAGTCACTTCAATGAAATGTTTGGAACAAATGACGGTTGGGTTAAAAGAACAGCGAATCTagctaaatttaatttaattatagaaaGTTAGAAACCGTTTGGAATGctataaaacaaaagaaaaaagtccatttgataagttttaatgtgttacatttttataatttgcaaCCACACAACTTATCCAGTGGGTCCCACGAGGTGGTTCGCAGCAATAGCAAGGCCATAAAAGGTGACCTTTATGCTTGGCACACATAGCCTAGTTCCCACCCACACACGCGCGCAGACGCAGAGTGAGTGGGTAAAGCAAAATCATGAAGTGTTGTTCCTCCCTGCActtgctctcttcttcttcttagttatcattccttccttccttcctttcgatttccgcaTTCATTCAATGGCACTTACAACACTCTCTCTGCTCCCACCCTCCACTCCTCCCTGCTTCTGCGGCACCCTCCATCTCCGCTCCCACAACAGCTTCCTTTCCATccattctccttcttcttcttctccctttCCTTCCTTCTCCTCAATTTCAATTCCCAACCACTCTCCCACGCGCCGCCGCTTTCACACTGTCTTCGCCGCTTCCTCCGACTACTATTCCACTCTCGGAATCCCCAAATCCGCCACCGGCAAGGAAATCAAAGCCGCCTATCGAAGGTTAGCTCGCCAGGTATGTATCCAATTTCATCCTAAAGTTGATTCTAAGCCTCTTCTATGGTAGCAAATTAGAAGTTGAAAAGGAATTCGAGTGGTTATTTCTGTTTTTCGATGCCTACTTGTTGGAACTTGAACTATGCAATGCTCCTAAAAAAGCATATTCCCAACTTGCCTGATTTTTTGTGTTCATCCGTCGTCGTTTTGTCTGCAGTACCATCCTGACGTGAATAAGGAGCCCGGGGCAACTgaaaagttcaaagagattaGTGCTGCCTATGAGGTATGCATTGAAACTACACTGTGATGTTATGTTAAGTCTTCTTTACAGGACGACCTGTATGTATGTATGCATGTTTAGCATCACTTCCAAAAGCGTGTTTAGGGTCCTGACACGTGTGCTGTTTTTCTTTTAGTCTTTTAGTTTTGTGTAAAACATTGGAGTTACATAGGCTTTGGTCCATGATTAACTTTAGTCAATTGTTGTTTGAATGTAATCAGGAGGGCTTCAGCTGCCTCGGGCTAgatccaatatatatatatatatatatatatatatatatatatatatattttaacgtTTTTTCTTATTGGAATACATGCttgcttttaaaatatttccatcctttttctctcatttttgtaGTTGAATATGACTGCCAATATAAAGCATCATTGGggcatggaaaaaaaattataaaacttagATGCAATTTCTTAGGTACTCTTGGTGTTGTTCTCTAACTAGAATTGGAATTTCACTTTGGTAACCTATGTTCACCAAGAGTACATAAATAATTGCTTCTAAGTGAACATAGGTTATTATTGAAATGAAATTCTAGTTCTAATAGGAAAATAGTACCAAAAGTACATAAATAATTGCTAGGAAGTTTTCTCTATGAAGAATGggctattattataaaatatatctttttttttaaaataaaaagatgacagataaaaaaatcacaacagACGTCACATTTTAAAGCATAGATAAGTAAAAGTGATTACCACCAAGTCATAGGTGTATATTGTGTAGTTTAAACTtacattcttatttatttatttgtttacttttttatgTTCTTTGTCTTAAAGGACTCAACATCAATAGTTTATGATAGTAATTACTTGTTACTCTCAACTGGGTTGGTGGAAATATCTGAGACTCCTACTTTATTCTGAAACAATGGCATGAACCAGTCTTTGTAGTCATACAACTGAATGCacagttttttaaattatatttgtgatATTAGTTTTTGAATTCTGAATTGCAACACTGTCAGGTGCTATCAGATGATAAAAAGAGGGCCTTATATGATCAATATGGCGAGGCAGGAGTTAAGAGTGCAGTCGGAGGAGGGTCAAGTGCCTATACGGTAttcaatatgttattttttttctggtATATAAGTTTTGAGAGCAATACCTATTTGAAAGGATGACAAAAAGTTCACTGGTCAGCAGAATTAGTGGTCACTGGTCAGCAGAATTAGTGGTTAATATACTGAGAACTCCAATGCACATATGTTGTCTTATTTTTTGGGGAAAAAACTGAAATGTATGGCAATTGAAGTTGTGTTTTACGTTATCCACTCTTCTTTTGCTGCTTCTCTAAGGTAGAATTATATTTAACAATCTTTTTCTTGCAGACAAATCcatttgatttatttgagacATTTTTTGGGCCAAGCATGGGTGGCTTTGGTGGCATGGATCCAACTGGATTTGGAACTCGTCGTCGTAGTACCGTTACTAAGGGTGAAGACATTCGGTGAGTTGTGGATAGttggttattttttgtttggctATGTTAGTCAGGAGAATGATTACTATGTTTAGctggttaaaataaatattgctaGTGTTTGAAAAGAACCTTGGCAcagtttggataaacttctctagaaatatttataggaaaagaaaataagaataaaaaatacttcaaactttttccataagttaaaatcaatttatccaCCTCaactttttaatatgtttttttttgtccaaCTTCTCAAAAAGTTGATTGCatgagttatttttaatttttaggagAAGTTTGGGCTCTTATTctataaatgattttttgaatatttagttTTTGCTTGAGTTCAATGGATATTGTTTGATTCATATAGCTGTCCTAATTAACTTACTAACACCCTAATTAGCTAACTAATTGATATAACTGTCTTAACTCCTGACAACATAAAGTATTAATATGGGGAAATTTTAAGCAATAAATTTCTcctattattatttgatgatcgcaaattttaatatctaatattttatattttatcctatCACATTAATTCTGCATTCAGAACATGTGACTTGACAGttctatatatgaaaatattacaGCTTCCAAACTTTTAATGAGAGTTTGCCATGATTTGAGAAGACTTCTGATTCAAATGTCAACAGGTATGATTTTTCCTTAGAGTTTTCTGAGGCAATTTTTGGAACAGAGAAAGAATTTGAGCTTTCTCATTTGGAAACATGTGAAGTCTGTACTGGTACTGGAGCAAAGATAGGCTCCAAGATGAGAGTATGTTCAACTTGTGGTGGGAGAGGTCAAGTGATGAGGACTGAACAAACACCTTTTGGGTTGT
The nucleotide sequence above comes from Glycine soja cultivar W05 chromosome 11, ASM419377v2, whole genome shotgun sequence. Encoded proteins:
- the LOC114377200 gene encoding uncharacterized protein LOC114377200, whose protein sequence is MSAAVCGSKRSLFEELPPSPPVSKRLRCSSSPIRLSLPSLIDHLRPLFPHMDDQVLERALQECGNDLDAAIKSLHGLCLGSADDNSQPAPQPDHPNLVVDTGALEENGDASASGDQPAAANFPAGGAEWIDLFVREMTCATSVDDARSRAARLLEVLEKSITAHASSGVTTALQRENLMLKEHIEALTKEKNCFKSAFRIQLERLSDYENRNQELQQLKQLVSQYQEQIRTLEVNNYALRMHLNQAQQYSPFPGCFPPDAF
- the LOC114377480 gene encoding uncharacterized protein LOC114377480 isoform X1, which produces MALTTLSLLPPSTPPCFCGTLHLRSHNSFLSIHSPSSSSPFPSFSSISIPNHSPTRRRFHTVFAASSDYYSTLGIPKSATGKEIKAAYRRLARQYHPDVNKEPGATEKFKEISAAYEVLSDDKKRALYDQYGEAGVKSAVGGGSSAYTTNPFDLFETFFGPSMGGFGGMDPTGFGTRRRSTVTKGEDIRYDFSLEFSEAIFGTEKEFELSHLETCEVCTGTGAKIGSKMRVCSTCGGRGQVMRTEQTPFGLFSQVSVCPNCGGDGEVISEYCRKCNGEGRIRVNKNIKVKVPPGVSSGSILRVTGEGDAGPRGGPPGDLYVYLDVQVIPGIQRDDINLVSIISISYLDAILGAVVKVKTVEGISELQVPAGTQPGDVLVLARKGVPKLNKPSIRGDHLFTVKVTIPKRISTKERELLEELASLGDTSRRSKSRPRTHSSTGGTESPKAQKDESTTSTVEEKTEKSEDENDVWNKLKDFAGSVANGALKWFKDNL
- the LOC114377480 gene encoding uncharacterized protein LOC114377480 isoform X2, yielding MALTTLSLLPPSTPPCFCGTLHLRSHNSFLSIHSPSSSSPFPSFSSISIPNHSPTRRRFHTVFAASSDYYSTLGIPKSATGKEIKAAYRRLARQYHPDVNKEPGATEKFKEISAAYEVLSDDKKRALYDQYGEAGVKSAVGGGSSAYTTNPFDLFETFFGPSMGGFGGMDPTGFGTRRRSTVTKGEDIRYDFSLEFSEAIFGTEKEFELSHLETCEVCTGTGAKIGSKMRVCSTCGGRGQVMRTEQTPFGLFSQVSVCPNCGGDGEVISEYCRKCNGEGRIRVNKNIKVKVPPGVSSGSILRVTGEGDAGPRGGPPGDLYVYLDVQVIPGIQRDDINLVSIISISYLDAILGAVVKVKTVEGISELQVPAGTQPGDVLVLARKGVPKLNKPSIRGDHLFTVKVTIPKRISTKERELLEELASLGDTSRRSKSRPRTHSSSGTESPKAQKDESTTSTVEEKTEKSEDENDVWNKLKDFAGSVANGALKWFKDNL